In Schistocerca nitens isolate TAMUIC-IGC-003100 unplaced genomic scaffold, iqSchNite1.1 HiC_scaffold_488, whole genome shotgun sequence, the genomic window tagcttctgtttgtctcggaggttttggctgcgtttaaactttgggtgaagctctctttgctttcgcaacagtttcctaacgttgttgttgtagtataccacggtgggttttttttcccatccctcacagttcgacactcggcacgtacctgtctaaaaacgcatttttaccattgccttgcactttctccatgaacactcaacattgtcagtgtcggaacaggcatttgccttttcatctgtcgggtcgtctgcaaatctgccttctattactcttgctagccaaaacagatagatacaccgtcctccctgcaacggccttatgatcactgcgtccctgttctgcacatacagagtcgaaacacgttcgggtctgtttgtcatccgtaggtccacgatgttatctccacgagtcggttctctgttcattttgctcgaggtgattttcggacagtgcactcagtataatgtcactcgatgctctctgtccccctaccacccgtcctgaacatcatctgagtgtcccagtctatatcgggtaaattgaaatctccacctaagaccctaacatgctgaggaaaatgtatgtgaaatgtgtttccaaaatccgtctctccgttgttctgccactaatgctgctgcgtcgggaggtcggtcaaaggagccaattattattaaacctagctcggttgttgggtgtaacctccacccacaatatttcacaggaaccatccacctctacttcactacaggatcaaaactactactcaaacagcgacgaacacaccaccaccggttgcatgcaatcgagcctttctaaaacaccgtctgtacctttgtgacaatttcggcagaatttatccctggcgtcagccagctttctgtaccttatcacgattgcagagcttcggtgctttctctgtcagcgcttgcggttccggtactgtaccaacgcagcttcgacagttgacaattaacaaacgataccgattgctgcttggtccccgcacccgttgaggctgctgttgccccctttctgtacttgcccaaggccatctaacctaacaaaaccgcccagcccacgccacacaacccctgctacccgtgtagccgcttgttgcgtgtagtgctctccacctaagactataacatgccttcgacattcgcagtgtacaacaccttaggttagggttggcgtcgcttgggttaggttaggttacgttaggtggacgtgggttaggttaagggttaaagttaggttaggcgtcaaagttaggttaagcgttcggacgtgaggcgtcaggtggccgcacctaccttacggccggacatcttaggttaggctaagggcgccgaggtcacgttacgttcaccttcgggcgccacacgtagctgtcacaggtaggtagtagttcggtcggtcggtcgtcggcaagccgcaaaaaactacagacgacgtcgacaacaagaccgagcaggaggcagatatataccgagcgccaaagagaccgaccacacacacacacacacacacacacacacaaaacaacaaacaccacccaccggccaaaggggcaccaaaaaaacccacaaagccgagcaccacacgtcgcgaccagaggcaacccgcaaccgcaacggcgctttccgcaccgggccggatgcacgtacgacaacaccgctacccgtacacaaggcctcccattgcacacagccgctctgtgttcaacatcatcaatggcgcgcccgcggctcgtcgcggtcgcagccatgacgccgccgccacttttgcaccaacacattcacgcaccgcaaaacagctcgccgacccaccgacacagcacagccgacaaacaaaaacaaccgcggcggcggcaacaaaacaaaacaaacacctcgcaccaagcgtccgacagaaaacaaacggacaggcacacaggcctctgctaacgaccacgacacagcggcacgctgcccctttcccgccactctcgattcacagcgcacgcgaccccgtcgtcgacgacgacacgcgacgggctcgcttcccgcaacctacacctttccgccactacgcacggctccacccgacgcccgtcgcaacggcactactgcacgcactatcacccccgccgccgccgccgccgccgccgccgccgcctcctcctctctcccccttcccgtacacaacaacacagccaaaaacacactcacgacccaaacataacaacatggcacgtgcatcggcgcacacccccaaccagtcaccgtcgacacaaccacacgcaaggcacggaaaaaccggcgtccttccacgttgccatcaaagcagcacaaacaaccacacaggaggaaccaccaacaactgccggccggccggcaaccaccaaacgcacattcccgctcgccaccacacacctctcggcagccgtttcgcaaagacatgacatgacatgacgcgacatcatcgcatcacgggcgacgcacgcacaccgacccactttcccgcccgtctctctctctctttttcttccgacgccttcggccgagcacacacgtacgtggcacaacgcccaacacagtcacacacagtcgacaggcgcacgcccaggcacgcaacgacgcagcgcagcaaaggcgcccgcgacacatacctcctctcccgtctcgccgccgaccgccagccagccactcgcaatgtgcactggccaaccggacacacgtccaccgcgccgcctccgaccacccgccagggggcgctcacgtccgcgacaacagcgcggcccgccgccgggcgggcccagcccggcccaggcggcgcgcgctgctctgcactcggcgcgccgcgccacacatcctgctgcagaccgggctcgtctctctgtacgcgtctgcgtctgcccgcatctcatcttcctgcgcatcaacacaaacgaggccacgtgagcaaacccccgtcacaacgccacatcacgcactgccttgtcgaccgcctaaataaatgcactcacccaccagccatccgcttcgtcctcttcttgcttactcgttgttcgtcgttgttgctgctgcaccagcaccagcaccagcaccggcggcggcggcggcggcggcggcggcggcggcggcggcggcggcggcggcagcggcagcggcagcgcacacagcccccagccggccgcatccgagggggccccgccgccagcgtcgcctccttgggcacaggtgcggtgctgtggccgcccatccaaccgcatttgctggccgtcccagccgccaggcaggcgttcccactgccgcgcaccgcctctgctgcagaagacgaacaaacgaaacgtacaaacatacacgcacccgaagcgtggccacacacggacgggaccgacaggctccaaggcgaccaaacgatggaaaaacaaacacaaaaacaaaagacacgcgagcgagcgagcaagcacgcagtcgcctcgcctctgtcctcccgcccccgcccttctccccaccacatgcccacaaacaccaccgcctgcccgcatctccacattcgccccctccatttgttcccttgcgttcgttccttccttccttccatgtgtctgcgtgcgcggcgcctctccaacatccgccgtccgtccgtcccgttttcgccgtaccacacgccaccgtcggcgccgcctcgcctcctcccagtccaccaccgccgccgcccctgtccgccccgcacaccaccatacaccgctgcttgtcccggccgttgccaccaaaggcgccagccgcaaaccgcgccaaacgccgcagcgcgcgtgcgtccttccttcttgcttgcttctccgtgccgacgctgcctctattcccgcacccattcggccgacaagcactggcgtcgacgacacagccgttgggctccggcactgcgcgtaccggagttacacgcgcaccccccctcgcgaacgcacgactcattctctttgttgtttctcctctttcttacgtcttcgtttcttgtttgtttgtttttttttttttcctcccaccgccgcatgtgacacaatggcctccctccccctttcgttcgttgtcgccgctttgtttctctttctcattggtgcacgtccgacgcgctccatttccaccacaccacggccatcggcctcctcaacgggcaggcgcagtgtgccattctccggcgcacaagcacaccgcgcggctcgctctcctcgcccccacgccacgccacgccacgcagcacaaatgatgctgtctcgcaacacgacacacggtgcgcacacccccgaccacgcggctcttaaaaggcatggcaccggcgacatgcgccgccccggcccgcatccgtcgtctcacgttcactgccggccgcgtctgaggctac contains:
- the LOC126232407 gene encoding uncharacterized protein LOC126232407 → MHVRQHRYPYTRPPIAHSRSVFNIINGAPAARRGRSHDAAATFAPTHSRTAKQLADPPTQHSRQTKTTAAAATKQNKHLAPSVRQKTNGQAHRPLLTTTTQRHAAPFPPLSIHSARDPVVDDDTRRARFPQPTPFRHYARLHPTPVATALLHALSPPPPPPPPPPPPPPLSPFPYTTTQPKTHSRPKHNNMARASAHTPNQSPSTQPHARHGKTGVLPRCHQSSTNNHTGGTTNNCRPAGNHQTHIPARHHTPLGSRFAKT